The genome window GAGCAACGGCAGCCCCGGCGGTGGGCCCTGCCGTGGAGAAAGTGAAGGAAACAGCCTCAAAATAAACCCACCTACCTcgggtggtttttttttctggggggggggggggctgccctcAGCGTTCCTGACCCCCCCTGTTTAGTCATTCCTTCCCCCGCTGAGCCTTTAATCCCTTGAAAACCGCAGAAAGATAGAGTACGTACCCATTCTTCTCCAGTCATGCTTTGGCTAGCACGCTGGGAAACGCTGCTGCTCCAAAGGTTCCTGTTTTCCGCTCAATTTTAATGCTCCGGTACCTCTCTTTCTGCAGGACCCATCAGCTGCCCCTATCCTCTTTTTTAACACTCTCGGGAAAAGTGTCAGTAGCTCCGTTCTGGAATAAACGATAGCGTTTGACAGTGGGAATTTCTAGTAAGCGacactgcacagaaataaaatccctGTGTTAAAAGCGCGGGGCTGAAGGTGCTGTTCCCTTGCCTCTTTTAACATTTGTTAGCGCTGTGGGAAGTGGACTCTGAAGGGCCCGGGTAGCCCCGGGTTTAGCTGCAGCTCCTTAACGCTGGAATTCATCCCACAGTTCGAGAAATGGCCGTGAGTCATGCCTGTCATTCGTGATTGCTTTTCTCCAGTTGCCGCAATTCGGTTTAAGGCCATTCTGCCCCTTGCCGTTGCCAACACCAGCACGCGTGCAGCACTGCAGGGACGGGGCTCGGCTGGCCCAAAATGAACCCTGCAAAAAGGAGCCGTCAGTCTTCGTCGGGACAGGCAGCGCCGTTGCCGAGCCCCGGCGCAAACCCACCGACCCTAAAACCCTGAGCCGAGGGGCTCGTTTTTCGGGAGTTGCAAACGCGACGGCAGCAGGCAGCGTGTTCAGCCAGCTGGTCCTCGGGCAGGACCGGGCTCTCCCCGCGTGCCCCGGCAGCGATAACCTTATCACATACCCCCGCGTGCGGGGGGACAGATGTGCTGCCGGCGGTGGCGAGCGATGTGGCGTGTTCACCCCCTGAATTCAGCGCTGGCCGTGCTCGGAGGCGATGTTCGTCAGGCAGCTGCGCAGGGCAGAGCAGgtggagaaacaaaaaacaggCAGCGGATGTGATTCGAGGTGACCTTGGCGTGTAAACGTGCTCTGCCCGGCTGCTGGCACGTGCTGTGTGTAAAAAATGGGGCTGAGGAAACCTGCCTGCCTTTAAACCAGGGCTGAAGATGCAAAGACCTGATGcccactgtggttttttttctctccctggaATTGGGAACATGCCaagagcaggagctgtgctttgctttttagaggtccaggagaagagggaaagtcATGTATCTGGAAGCACAGCTGGGCTGAGACTCCAGGGTCCAGCAAGCACTCTAGACCCACAGCTGGATCCAGCTTTGGCTCTTCTTTACCTAGTGCCACATCCCTGCTGCACCCACCAAGACGCGGGGACGAGCAGTGGCCATCCCATGAGCAGCCCTTTGCCATCTCTCTCAATGCACGCCTGTGCTGCCTCCCAACCATCTCACGTCAGAGCATATTTGAAAGGGTGGCGatggaaataaaagtgaaaatggaaaagaaccAGGAAGCTAGTTTGAGcctttatttggttttttgctgCCTACAGCTTTTATTCACTTTtctctgggttttcttttcttttagcgCAGAGCTATACCGCCAGTAAAGCAgtatttaaacatttcagtggTCAGAAACTACAACTGTGCCAGTTTAGTGCACTAAATTGACTCAGGGGATGGTTTGAGGAAAGCCATAGCGTGGTCGAGACCTCCAGCGCTGAGAGTCCAGGGGAGGTTTGTGCCAGCCCTCACTGAGTGTGTGTCTGCCTTGACTAAAAGTAGGGGACCTGAAACCTGGTCAGAGGGACAACATGATTCCCAGAGCTTTCCGTGACATTAATTTGGCAGACATAGGGTGATTCTTCCCTGTCCTCCACATCCATCGCTCAATGCTGTTTGGATGAAATTACGGTGACTTTAAACCCCACTAGCACAGCAGGGCCCACCTCTGGCGGGATCAAatcctcctgcctttgctcATGACAGCAATATTGCATTTGGCTGATACTCTCCCATAGGATTATTACTGTAGGACCGAGTAATGTCATCTCCCTTGCTGGTATCCACGTTTGGAGCAGAGGTTGCATCTGACCTGCTGTGCTTCAAGCAGCAAGCGTGGCATTACGTCACTTGTCTGCTGTGTTTAAAGCTCCCAACCACAGTCACGGATCCTCTCCTTCCCGCCCTCTGAAACCACAGTCTCACCTCAGCaactgaacaaaaagaaaagcatgataAAAGGAGTCTGTGTCCTCAGTTCTCTTCTTCATATCTATGCTTTGAAGGCACTTTAGGAGCATCAAAATGCCCTGGTGCTGAGCAGGGttggcaggggcagggggagttttgaaaagcaagttCTGTGCAACGCTTACTTGACTTCTGCCAGAGTCCCTGGTGTAAAATATCTAAAGTTATACTGGAAAACCAGCCCTCTTCTATATGGAATTCACCTACCCAAATGTGGACATCCACACCCAAGTGGGCTGGGGTCCCTTGTAGGTGATGGAGATAAAGACACTTTCAGGATGCTTTGTTTCACCCTGAAGTCTCTGCGTAAACTGAATCACATCAGCTGCACTGAAGAAGTGTCTGTTCTCCCCATGGACTCCAAGTGGTCCTGGGGGGACCAGCTCCATGCAGGCATCTAATGGTACTGGAGATCAGTCTCTCCTCTGTACCTGAGGCTCTCCAAGTCACGGTGAGACCGTGAAAGCTACAGCTCCCTCTTATTCCTGATACTGCACCCACGTCAGCCTGATGAACCGTCCCCCACCAGCTTTGTCATTTCTAGCGGTGTTTGTGGAAGGAGAGCTGGCAGCGTGGGGTGGCAGGGTGACAAGATGCAACGTCCCCAGCTAAGCCCTATCCCAAAGGGGACATCCCCCGAAATTCCCCCTCGGTGTCACCTCTCTCATACAGGCAGGTGTGTTGGGGCAACTCAGAAACCCTTCTCATAGCTAAGAAAATGGTGAAAAAGGACAGAGATTCTCTCTTTGTCCCTCACCAGTCCCTGGGAATTTGGACAAGCTGCCGGCAGCCTCTTGCTCCATCAGCTTTCCGCTCTCTGCTCTCCCACTGCCCGAAACCCTGCCGTGTCTGGGgcttgctggctgctgtggcAGCAGGACAGCCCGTGGCTCCCACCCGCAAGGGCTCATCCTCGGCATTTATTCATCCATAACTCAGCTGCACTAGCATAAAGTGGGAATAACCGCTGTGTCTCTGCAGCCAGCCTTGCAGGTTAATGCTGGTATAATAAActcattttctccagctttttcttGAGGTGCTAAGCATGAGCTCTCATCCACGAATCCACGTGAGCTGCAATTATTCAACCCTAAGCCTGCGCATTAAATACTCCCCAAGCTGCACTCCAGGAGTTCAGTTGCGGGCAGCCAACAGCTGGGACGCTGGGCTGCGGTAAACCATAGCAGCACTTCTGGCACGGGGACAATATCGCACAATCTTGGAGAGGAAAACACAGATTGTGGCTGTGTGAAGACAGGGGGAAATTGCAAGGGCAACAAGCTGgatgcagaaataaagcaaagtgGCAGCTGAGTTTGCAAGGAGTGAGTCTGTGCTCCAAAGGGGCTGTTCTGTGCTAGCAGGGCTGAAAATGAAGGTAAAGCTGTTATTAGCATTTCCCTAGAGGGAGTGATTAGGAGCTAGTGAGATGCTGTTGACAGGAATACTGTCTGCAGTGTGGAGCAGCTAATAAAAAAGATGGGTCTTGTGATCCCAGAGAGAATGGGATGCTGGAGAGTCACTGGTATTTTCAGCCTGGCTTTCTAACGAAATGAGGTTTTTTGCAATTGCTCTGTGTGTTCCCAAAGTACAAGCAGACGGAGGCTGCTTTTGCCATTCCTCCTTCTACTGAGCATTAGACTCAGGGGCCCCATCACCCTCTGGCTCCGTCCTCCCTCCGTGGACACGGTTCCCACCGcgctctccagcagcagcaatttgGAGGTGACCTGGGGACAAGAGATGAGGCTGCTCCTCACTTACTTTCTGCTGATGCCAGTTGCCCAAGCCGTTGGGGCAGGACATGGCAGCCCATGGTTTGGGGCACAGAGATGTCGAGCAAGCCTCACAGCGAGGGATGAAGGCTGCTGGCGAGGAAGACTCGCTACAGGGTTCGTTTCTGCCTGAGCGTGGCTAGCACTAGCATCAAGCTAATGTCAGCCACCCAGGGGTGCTTCTGCGTCTGAGTAAGTCTGGTACCAACCCAGCAGCCAACAGCAAGGATAAATTCACCTTGTTTCTCAGACCTCGCTAGTTTGAAAGACACCTTGTTATTTAgcaaagttttcctttcttttgggtGTTTTATGTAGCACTGCAAAGGATGCGACCTATGAGGCTAAAGTGTTTCTGACTATTGACCTTTCTTGTGGACTTATTAGAGGATCCTGTTCCTCTCTGTCTCTTGGTGGGAGCTGGTCCTGCTCATGCCAAAGAAGTTGTAAAGATACCACAACTgccagaaaaaacaggaaaaaacacacGTTTCTGTCCAGAATTTGTTTCCTGAAGACTCTTTGGACAGGGGTTGTGAGTGAATATGCCTGTTATTTAATGGGAGGAGCAAAGACAGGTCGTTCAGAAGGGCAGGCTTTCTCACAAGTGCTTTCCCATCGTTTGCTCAGCTTGAATCATCAGCTTCTCCCAGATTCTGcaaagttttcttgcttttgaatgTACAGGCTTTCCTGAGCAGTTTGAGCTCCATGCCTGAAGGAATTGTAGGCAGTGATTCATCAGAGAGACAACACATCCCAAACAACTAGAAGGTCAACTGCTTCttaaggcaaaaatattttgctctgaTTTATAGCCATATCTGGGAAAACAGAGCTCTTACATGGCTAAAACAGGCAAATAATAGATTAAGTAGAATTTCTTGTCATCAACACTCAGTGCCCTTCTCACGGAAATATCACACACTTTACATACTGTAACAAAATGTaagttttattccattttattagTAATGGATGTGGAATAGTCAGCTGAAGAGTTGGACTGATGTATCTTTCTCTTTTGACCAGTGTTTAATATTCTAACTACAGTCCAGATGTaacatttacactgaaaaatacttacAGATTCAACTTCATACTCAAAAAAATTTCTAGTACAAATACAGttagtacattaaaaaatgaacaacaaaaaaaaataacaaacccaGAAACTTCGTAACAGCACAGACTGGTTATGGCCTTGAGTTAAGTTCAAGTATTTCCCAGTGGAATGCAATGCAAGCAACAAGGTAATCTGGCTTTTACGTGGGACATTCCTGGCCCTTAATGGTAAGAACAGAAATATAAGCGTGGGCACTTTATCTGACCAAGTTTAGCAAGAGAGTCAACATTTATGATTAGTTCAGCTACAAAGCTAAACCCGTCTTGTGTGTGAACAAAACTACTAgcctgtaaaaaaaaagcaaagcattaaTTATACTACTGACATTTCTTCTGTGGCCGACACTGCCTGTCGTCTAATTGAAATTCCTCGAGACGCTGGTTTAGTTTGTAATGGTTGTGAtgggttttttgcttgtggTTATGCTTATTTCGCCtccatctccttttccttcccgAACTGACATGATAAAGACGGGATTTTTGCTCCTGCCCCAAAAGGAGTTGCTCCTGCAGAGACATTAATGCATGTTGGTTGCCTTTGTGGCAGTGACTCGGTGGAAAGACACAATATCCTAAAGGCTTTAGAGGccaaggaggggaggaggaaggggggaagtgagcaacTCAGTATAcgtaataataataatccttTATATTTCTAGGGCTGTCTGACTCATGCTGGCTCCTGTGTGTGGCTCAGATGGAATCTGGGAGAACTGGggtccctcctccccagggtCAGAGGAGTCAGCGGTATCCTCCAGGCTGGCTGGAACCTTGCAGGCCACTTTGCATCTCTGCCAGGCAGCCCATGACACGGGAGCAGTCCTGTCGGGAATGTGCCCTTGTGCTTCTGTCCCTGTCAAAAGGCTTGGAAAGCAAGATCAGCTCCCgtttgcaaagcattttatgCAAGGAAGTATTTCAAGCCTGATAGATGAGCGGGGCTGGGTGGAAAGACGGTTGAGAGAGCGGTTACCCTGTGTCCCTGCTGGATGAGGAGGTTGCATTGATCGCCCTGGCTCTAGTACTTGTCAATATTGCAATTATTGACTCTCACTATGGAAAACAGTGTGTGCGTATTAAATGTGATGGTGACACCAGCCGGGAGGAGGCTGCAAATCTGCTGCAGGACTGACAGATCATTCAAAACCCCCTTGGTGCACCGGGTCTGcagtgtgaaaataaaaaggcagtttGAAGGGGAGCAGGAAGATCCCGACTGTACAAGCACACACCTGAAGAGGGGAGCAATCCCCATGCCTGCAGAAgatggggttttggggaggaCCAGGGTGGCAGATGGGTGCATGAAGAGGAGCAGAGTGGGAAGGTGGCCCGAGGACCAGCGCTGCCACACCATTGGGAAGATGTGGACTGACTGGTGGTGGTTCAAAGACACCAAGGAAAACCATGATAGAAAAGCAGCCCTTGGAGAAAGGTTGATGAGACTGGAGTTGTTTAACTTAAAGCAGACTTGAGGAGGATGAAAACTGTCTTCAAACAGCCAAAAGTTTCTGCAGCCATTAAAGGCATGAGATGTTCTCCGTggctgctgaggaggggagacGCCAGGGATTGCAGCGAGAGGGCTTCATGTTAGCCGTTAAGGAAGCATTTGATGGTGGCAAGTTGGGGAGAAGATCTGTGGTTCTTTCCAGCCCTGTTCCTCTAAGTGTCTCTGAACCTGCAGCCATGGAGCCCAGGGATCTCCTCCCATCAGGCACTGACCAGCTATATTGTTGGGGAAGGGGGTATAGCCCTGctgtataaaatgtatttaatgatTCAGTCAGGTCCCTGTGATCAGGTTCTGGGGTTTCTGGCTTAAAATCTGTCCCCCCCGCTTTTCCCCATGGTGAGGCCAGGATGGTTTCCAGAAGTGAGAGCAAGGGAGGCACATGCCCATGCCTGCATTTGGTGACTCGCTGGTGAATCTGCAGGTCAGCATGAGCTGAGGGGCCCATCTGAGTCATCGGAAAATGCTCGGGCCATGTCTGGGGCTGAGGGAGGTGTCGCTGGTATGGGCAAGAGAAATCCAAAATCCGGACTCCTGCACAGCACAGCGCCTTCCAGCATTGTGTGGGAAGGATGAGTTTATCCAGGGCTGTGATACTGCTGCTCATCAAAAAGGAATCAGAAAAACCCAGGCAGCATGCAACCATCGCTCTCAGAGTTTCCATCCTCCCCTTGGGATCATGACTTTAAATACACACTGTTTCCCATGGCACACAGGGCTGGCGATAAAGGAGAAGTCACATCGATGTGGAGGACAAGCTTGTGCCCTGGACAGCTGTAATCACTAGGGAGCAAGTTTCCACCCAGCAGCACCTCTATTatcctccccagcagccctgggctgtGGACCTGCATGCATTTATCTTCATGGTAGCAGCACCGTCAGCAACCAGCCTCTCCTGCATTGCCCGGTACAGCCCAGCCCAGGAGGACAGCACATTCCCACACGTGGGATAAGGAGCAACAGCACAGTTGGATATGTTTGTCTCCCCACCACCATAGTGTGACCTTTCTAAGCCTTTCCTTCAAACTTCACGGCAGAAGGGCCATCCCTCCACAAAACAGATGTGTGTTACTCCTGACCATTGCTGCTGGGAGGATGCACTGATCCTCCTCCTGGATGCAGTTGTCCATTTTCAAGGGGAAGATCTCTAGCAGCGAGGGCAGGCAGCACTCCAGGCATTTTACCGATGCCTTCAGCAGGACCAGGAACAAACCTGAAAGTCTTTCCCAGACTGTTACACAAAGCCACAGTGAATATTTACAGCTGGATACCTTGTAGgatgtttctttgctttctttttaaacccaCTTTTTTGCTGCCAGCACTGTTCTTTAACGGCATGGCACAGCTCAGTCGAGGTTCCCAGGAGCTGAAGGCTGTACCCAAGTTCTCTGCCTGTTCCCAAGACTGGCCAACGGGCCCAGCCACCTGGGGAACATGCATCCTCAAGGCTTTCAGGGCCCAATCTCAAGGACATAAGAAAGATTCCCAGCAAGAAGTCATGTAGATCTAATGGATGAAAAATACTGGCACAGGGACATGCATGCGACTTTGGGTGGCTGGCACAGCCCTGAGGGAACAGCTCAGCACAGGGATGGTGCTGTATTCGGTCAGGATTTACTTCTTTTGTGTTAAGTTTGATCTTGAAGGCTCTGCCTATTTGGGTTCTCCATGGTGGTGAATCAACCACTGGACTCTTGGGAGGCTGCGAGAGCATCTGCCAAGCCACAGGCATCTTGGGAACATCTCAGGGATGAGACCCGCTCTGAGATGCGGCAGAGTGGGGCAGTGTCTGGTTTCAGCCTCTACCATTCGGCAGGAGATGCTCCCTGTGCTCCCAGTGATgaggttttctttctattttgtgGTACTGGAGGAGTACAAAGCCACAGCCTTGCAGCTGTGCAAGAGACATGGGATGAAACCACCCTGCCAAAGCACATCCTCAGCACTAGCAGGAGCGTTGGAGCTCAGCAGCTTGGTTTTAACATGCCCCCAGATTCCTGTAGCTGCATGAAAACCACCCTAAAACCAAGCCAAGCTGAAAAAGCTCCCCATGAACTAATGAAAAACTTCCTGCTACTATCCTGGTCCTGTCCCCACTGAAGCCACATCTTCTGCTGAGCCCCCAAGCAAGTGTGTGAAAGCTGCCAGTTCCCCAGGTGGGGCTGGAGGCTGGAAACCCAAAGACTGCTCCAGGATGAGATCAGCTGTAGTCCTGGACCAGCTGGGTTTTCCCAGGGGAGGTGGAAGGCTGTAAAATTACCACAGGGTTGatattacatttatatatatctctctatgtctatattcacacacacatgtTCATATGTGTCTGTATATATACGTacgtgtacacacacacacatcataTACACACTATGCATAGGTCTGCCATCTGCCACTATTTATAAGGGTTtgattaaacagaaaaacaaatttgcCAACACTGATCTTCCAATCTCTACtaaaattcagcaaataaaGAAGTCTAAACCCTTTAcgattttgttttcctggttgCATAAAGGCACTTTCTGATGATGTGAAGCAGCAGTTTGTTAAAAACACTGTAACTGCAACGATTCCCATCATATCTGTAGCAAGTGCTACACAGGCACCGGTACGACGCAATGTCACTGCCCGCTCCTGCTGCGTAGTGTTTGATggtatttgctttttgcttcGACGCAGaggaataaaagatgaaaacctTCAGCGCTCTGCTATGCTTTTAGGTCTCCCTGTGTAAGAGAGTCGCTGTGTTTCTGCCCATAACCTGATTTGGATGCCAGCTCATGGCTCGCAGCATCGAACGATGCCTTCGTTTCCAGCGATGCCTGCTAGAGCATCTAACAATTCAGGCAGGACATCAGCTGTAAGCATGTCATGAAGGTTCATGCAATATGtcagttgttttttcttatcaagggatcagaaattaattttgattaaGGATATTTAGTAATTAAACACTGCCTGACCTACAGCACTCTAGCCTTGCCGTGCAGGAGGGGAGCTGCTCGCTGTCAGCCTGACTTCTCTCCTGAGCCACCAGCAGCTCCGTTTCCCATCACAGCACATTGTCCAGTCTCTGTTGGGGGCTCTGGTGGTGACGGAAGGGGTGGGAGACGGGGGGGTTTTGCTGTTGCTCACTGGAGGTTCCCGGCTGGAGAACATGTTggaaacagggaagaaatgtCTTTTGTTAACGCACTGGAAGACAGCACTAAATTGGTCTGAAACTCCTTTTATATCTTGACTTCCGTATAAAAATTGTGCCTGTGCCCTGTGAGACGAACACAAGACAATACcgaaaaagagaaacaaaccaaaataaaaaccccactTACGCTgccctttctctttttagacGAAGCTATATCCATACAGACGTCTTTCCATCTTTACTGCTTGAGCTCCCTTTCTCCAAGCAGGCCTTGGGTTTAGCACCTTGTTTCTCCTGGGCGGTGTTGGCCCTGTTCTGCTCGACCACTGTGCCACCCGAGGCGGGACTGCTGGTTCGAGAAGGTTGAGTGTTGGCCTGGGTGCTGCTGTAGCTCTGAAACGCTATGTCTAACTGCTCCTGGGCCACTCGCAAGTGTTTGTGAAGGGTGGACAAGTCTGCTGGGAGGTTCTCGTCCGGGCTGGTGCATTGCTGTTCCTGAGCGACGTTAGCCAAGTTCTGCTCGTGAGCCATCAGGCTGTTGGGGATCTTGGTGGACTTCTCCGATTTCACTACCAGGTTGTACtcaggagggcaggagatgtTCTTTGCGTAGGCATAGTTGTAGGGAGGCTGCCTAAAGCTGTTGATTTTCCGGTTGCGAATGGCATCTCGGATGGTCCCAAACCCCAGGTGAAACATCTCACACATGTTCAGCAATAAGCACAGGCAGCTCACGACATACATGACCAGGAGAAAGATGGTCTTCTCTGTTGGCCGTGACACAAAGCAGTCCACGGTGTGAGGGCAAGGGACTCTGTTGCAGACGTAATAGGCTTCCACCTCAAAACCGTAGAGCAAATACTGCCCTATCAAAAAGCAAACTTCAAACGAAGCTCTGGTAAGTAGCTGGAAGACATAGATTTTCATCAATCCTTCTTGCTGGATGCGCCTCCTCCCATCGTGCTTTTGTTGCTCTTTGTTCTTGGGCTTGGCTTTGGCTTTCTCGTGTTCTGCCGTGTCGTCAGAGATCATGGGCTCCTCTTCGTCAGCTTCCATCGGGTCCTCCATGTTGCGCACTGCCTGCCAGTTCAAAGCAAACTGCTTCTTCTTCTTGAATCCCTTGAacttcttctcctcctccgcCGACCGGGCGATCCTGTGGATGGCATAGCCCAGGTACATGACCGAAGGGGTGGATATCATGATGATCTGGAAGACCCAGAACCTGACGTGTGACAGCGGCGCAAAGGCATCATAACAGACGTTGTCGCAGCCGGGCTGTTTGGTGTTACAGGTGAACTTGCTCTGCTCATCGGAGTAGATGGACTCCCCCCCCACCGCTGTCAAGACAATGCGGAAGACGATGAGCACGGTGAGCCAGACCTTCCCCACGAAGGTGGAGTGATTGTGAATCTCTTCTAGCAGGCGGGTTAGAAAGCTCCAGCTCATGTTGGTCATAAGGACTACTCAGTTATAACCTGCAGGAagagggggaaataaaaaacatagcGGTGAGTTAACATCTGTGGCCGCAGTCAGCGATACGGCTGTGACGTTGGCACGTCTGTGACAGATGAAGTCATTTTATCTCAAAGAGGCACCCTTCGCTGCTGCAGCCCATCAGCCCAGGACCTCTGAGGGACCACGACATGGGGCTGACCATGAGAGCGCAGCACTGGGGAACGAGCCGTGGCCGGTGTGGGGGCATGCTGCAGCACCATAATCGGAGGCAGGGATACCTGGTGGTACTAGATAAACACAGATTAATAACGCAACAAGCCACAGCACCTACTAGATTCACCATTTCCCGCTTTGTTGCCTGTTTCAAGACGTCGCTCAGCTGTAAGAAGGGTTTgggtgactgtaaaagtgaacACAAGGCAACATGGAAGGCACCTAGGCACAAAAAGGTGTTTAACTTGTGGTAATCTCTTGCTTGCACACCATGGGCTCAAGCGCCTGAGCTGAAAGCAGGAGTAGAGGATGCTGCCCACATCACAGAGACTTGCACTGCTGAAATATCTTTCATTAGCAAACAcggaaaaatgcaaagaatcaGCAAAAGAATGGGAATATTTATGTTTACAGGCTGATGGCCCTTTTAAGTTCctcttgaaaaaacaaaacaaaacaaacaaaccaaaccaaaacaaaacaagtttaaTCAAATGcagactgttttaaaaataaaccttgaaaaactttcagagaaaaacatgcatttattaGAAGACCTGGACAGCTGGAGAGGAAGAGCTTTGTAATAACCTTTTTGTGTTTAGCTTAACTTGCAATGGGCCCTCAGCCTGAGCTCCTTGGGTGACCCCAGGCAGCATTAAAGGCAGAAGACAATTCTACTGCTTGAGTGGCAGCAGCCCTGACAGATACCTGGAGATGAGAGCAATAAGGAAAGCACCCAGACCCAAAGAGCACTGTGGTGGGGAACAGCGGGGCTGTCCCCCCAGGGCAGCAGAGAATGGGTTTATCCTTTCTGCTCCCCTGCATCCCTCCTCTGAATCATCCTCAGGCTCGTTATGGAGTTTACCCACCTTGTTTCCACACAGACACCTGATGGCGGGCAGTAAATTAGGCATCTGCCACCTCAATCCCACCCATGAACTGACACCTACTACTGCACCCAGAAGCAAAGAGTGGATGCGTTGGTGGCAGATGCAGGAGCCAAGCACGTGAGCATGGACACGAGCGAGTTAGCATGGGGTAGCACATGGCAACGGTGTGTTATGGCTCAGCAGTAGCTGGCCCGGCACAGGCTACTCCTCTGCAGTCCTCCACGAtcaagcagaggaagagaaaggagctgTCGTCCATACGTTGGAAGGGTATGGACACCAAACCTACCCCTCCATGCTGGGTGAGCGTGGCTGAGTGGAGGTAAACatccaggaggaaaaatgatGCCGTGAGACACGAGCCTGGTCCTAACCTGGCTCTGCACCACTTTTATACAGAGACACAAAATTATGCTTTAGGGTTTCCGTGGCACAAGCCGGGCTTTGAGCCCATCACCTGTGCCAGGCGCGGGGTGGGAGCAGCCACCAGTGCCAGCCATGGGCACAGCCCCAGGTGGGAGCAAGAAGGGAAACGTGCCTGGTTCTGTTCTCCACATCAAGCCTTTCTGGAATGCGATTTTGCTCACGCTGCTTCTTAGGACGGGAGCCAAACAGCGCTGGTTTGCTCAGCACTCGCCTTCGTGCTGCCCCGGGAGGCAGCAGCGCGGTCCGCGGCTCAAGATGCAGTGAAATTCTTCCACTGTCGAGGGCTCTCAAGAGCAGGCAGATGGAATTTTCTAACCCTGCTATTTCTAGATCAAACAAATCCTCTGCGAACCCAAACCCCCAAGTCTTCACACGCCAGACCGAGACTGTGGGAGCACTCTGCAGATGGTGTTATTCTTGTCCTGTAGctagagaaactgaggcagggagcagagaaaCAGCTCACTCCAGGCTGGGTAATAAGCCAGAAGAAGAGGTGGGGAAGTTCTCCTCTCTGCCCTCAACTTACCTGGTGAATAACAACAGCCCTCAAACCTGTTGGGGCCAGAATCTCCATCTCCTGCCCCAAAAGTGATGCCTTGGACCCAGT of Aquila chrysaetos chrysaetos chromosome 3, bAquChr1.4, whole genome shotgun sequence contains these proteins:
- the GJC2 gene encoding gap junction gamma-2 protein: MTNMSWSFLTRLLEEIHNHSTFVGKVWLTVLIVFRIVLTAVGGESIYSDEQSKFTCNTKQPGCDNVCYDAFAPLSHVRFWVFQIIMISTPSVMYLGYAIHRIARSAEEEKKFKGFKKKKQFALNWQAVRNMEDPMEADEEEPMISDDTAEHEKAKAKPKNKEQQKHDGRRRIQQEGLMKIYVFQLLTRASFEVCFLIGQYLLYGFEVEAYYVCNRVPCPHTVDCFVSRPTEKTIFLLVMYVVSCLCLLLNMCEMFHLGFGTIRDAIRNRKINSFRQPPYNYAYAKNISCPPEYNLVVKSEKSTKIPNSLMAHEQNLANVAQEQQCTSPDENLPADLSTLHKHLRVAQEQLDIAFQSYSSTQANTQPSRTSSPASGGTVVEQNRANTAQEKQGAKPKACLEKGSSSSKDGKTSVWI